In Paroedura picta isolate Pp20150507F chromosome 1, Ppicta_v3.0, whole genome shotgun sequence, the following are encoded in one genomic region:
- the HHIPL2 gene encoding HHIP-like protein 2, whose amino-acid sequence MNSLNLLSGNISDTSHLRKLPLKRVSSSLRKSGRISFSSSSLLLCLCFGFLYQAGVLLGHPQCLDYGPPFQPPFHLEFCTAYETFGCCDQEKDNVVAAKFWEIMDYIDPQAYELCGRYIKDILCQECSPYAAHLYDAENPQTPLRNLPGLCFDYCSEFHLYCRSAITLLTDDKHIQECCEKNKTRFCNLLDIQDPDYCFPNVLKNTDLNRNLGSVVEDKKGCLQLCLREVANGLRNPVLMVHANDNTYRMFVAEQVGLVWVYLPDGSRLEEPFLDIKKLVLATPWIGDERGFLGMAFHPKYKDNGKFYIYYSYLDKGKVEKIRISELTVSPSDVNKADPNSERNLLEIEEPAANHNGGQVLFGLDGYMYLFTGDGGKAGDPFGRFGNAQNKSSFLGKVLRIDVNGRGSNGKPYRIPLHNPFVSDRDALPEVYAYGVRNMWRCSVDRGNPVTHKGRGRIFCGDVGQNKFEEVDIIVKGGNYGWRAKEGFECYDIKLCHNSSLDDILPIFAYDHTVGKSVTGGYVYRGCESPNLNGLYIFGDFMNGRLMALQEDERRNKWKKQDICIGSTKACAFPGLISSYSKFIISFAEDEAGELYFLATSYPSAYAPHGSLYKFVDPARRAPPGKCKRNPVPVKTKSKRIPFSPLAKTVPELLNELLATKSPKTALNTTTQASSSSPKSKRPASPKGSKKHKPGKPKSAGHGKKHPKAHPIKAKGSKAKSAGLKHTVRTPHSSRAAASPLKRKGSQFNRAKKKLPQVSKLSSAAKEKKQNKKVTKRFISRGEI is encoded by the exons ATGAATAGCCTTAATCTTCTAAGTGGTAACATCTCTGACACTTCTCACCTCAGGAAACTTCCACTGAAGAGAGTTTCTAGCAGTTTACGCAAGAGCGGCAGGATTTCTTTCAGTTCCTCCAGCCTTCTCCTCTGCCTGTGCTTTGGATTTTTGTACCAAGCAGGGGTCCTTCTGGGGCACCCTCAGTGCCTTGATTATGGCCCCCCTTTTCAGCCTCCCTTTCATCTGGAATTTTGTACTGCCTATGAAACATTTGGCTGTTGTGACCAGGAAAAGGACAACGTCGTTGCAGCTAAATTCTGGGAGATCATGGATTACATTGATCCCCAGGCATATGAGTTGTGTGGAAGATACATCAAAGATATCTTGTGTCAG GAATGCTCACCCTACGCAGCACATCTTTACGATGCAGAAAACCCTCAGACACCACTCCGGAACCTCCCCGGCCTTTGCTTTGACTACTGTTCAGAGTTCCACTTATACTGCCGTTCTGCAATCACTTTGCTGACCGATGATAAACACATCCAAGAATGCTGTGAGAAGAACAAGACCCGCTTTTGCAATCTCCTTGACATCCAGGATCCAGACTACTGCTTCCCCAATGTGCTGAAAAACACAGACCTCAATCGTAACCTAGGCTCTGTGGTGGAGGACAAAAAAGGCTGCCTTCAGCTGTGTCTCAGAGAAGTGGCCAACGGGCTGAGGAATCCGGTCCTGATGGTGCATGCTAATGACAACACTTATCGCATGTTTGTGGCTGAGCAGGTGGGCCTGGTTTGGGTCTACCTTCCAGATGGGAGTCGACTGGAAGAGCCATTTCTGGATATTAAGAAGTTGGTTCTAGCTACCCCTTGGATAGGAGATGAGAGAGGTTTCCTTGGCATGGCCTTCCACCCCAAGTACAAAGACAATGGGAAATTCTACATTTACTACTCCTACTTGGACAAGGGAAAAGTGGAAAAGATCCGAATTAGTGAACTaacagtctctccatcagatgtcaaCAAGGCTGATCCCAATTCTGAAAG aaacctCTTGGAGATTGAAGAGCCAGCTGCAAATCATAATGGGGGTCAGGTCCTCTTTGGTCTGGATGGATACATGTACCTGTTcacaggggatggagggaaagcTGGGGACCCTTTTGGGAGATTTGGGAATGCTCAGAACAA GAGTAGCTTCTTAGGAAAAGTTTTGCGGATAGATGTGAATGGAAGAGGATCCAACGGGAAGCCTTACCGCATTCCTCTCCACAACCCATTTGTTTCTGACCGCGACGCTCTCCCAGAAGTCTATGCCTATGGAGTGAGGAACATGTGGCGTTGTTCCGTGGACAGAGGCAATCCTGTTACAcataaaggaagaggaagaatattCTGTGGTGATGTTGGACAGAACAAGTTTGAAGAAGTGGACATTATTGTTAAAGGCGGGAACTATGGCTGGAGAGCTAAGGAAGGATTTGAGTGCTACGATATAAAGCTTTGTCACAATTCCTCTTTAG ATGATATACTTCCAATATTTGCCTATGACCACACTGTGGGAAAATCAGTCACAGGGGGATATGTTTACAGAGGATGTGAATCTCCAAACCTGAATGGCCTTTACATCTTTGGAGACTTTATGAATGG TCGCCTTATGGCTTTGCAGGAAGATGAGAGGAGAAATAAATGGAAGAAGCAAGATATTTGCATTGGTAGCACTAAAGCCTGTGCTTTTCCAGGGCTGATCAGCTCTTATAGTAAATTCATCATCTCTTTTGCAGAGGATGAAGCAG GTGAACTTTATTTTCTGGCTACTTCCTATCCCAGTGCCTATGCACCTCATGGCTCTCTCTACAAATTTGTGGATCCTGCAAG GAGGGCTCCACCGGGGAAATGCAAACGCAACCCTGTTCCAGTGAAAACGAAGAGCAAGCGAATCCCATTCTCTCCACTTGCAA agactGTCCCTGAACTGCTTAATGAACTGCTTGCAACCAAGTCTCCTAAAACAGCCCTTAACACCACAACACAAGCATCCTCCAGCAGCCCCAAATCTAAGAGGCCTGCATCCCCCAAGGGCTCCAAAAAACACAAGCCAGGAAAGCCAAAGTCTGCTGGGCACGGTAAAAAGCATCCAAAGGCCCATCCCATCAAAGCCAAAGGATCTAAGGCCAAGTCTGCTGGATTGAAGCACACAGTAAGGACTCCACACAGCTCCAGAGCAGCAGCATCCCCTCTCAAGAGGAAAGGGTCACAGTTCAACAGAGCCAAGAAGAAACTTCCACAGGTTTCAAAGCTGAGTTCAGCAGCTAaggagaaaaaacaaaataaaaaggtgaCAAAGAGATTCATCTCTAGAGGTGAGATTTGA